GTCCTTGTTGGGCAGCCACCTTCAGTGACAGGACAGTTTATTATGCTGGTAATGTTAATAATTCTACTAACCTTAGAGCTCATTTAAACACATCAGGTGTAGATCATCATGTGTCAGTAAAtgaatcaaagaaaaacaacaattcTGGAGATAAAATAGCTTTACACAGTGAAAAAAAGCTCCAAGATTTTATTTTGTCAGATCTGACATTATGGGTCACAAACATCAAATGTCCAAAGCTCAAGGTCATTACTGGGAGTGAATAATGAAGAGCAGTGATTGGTCAGCAGATCAGAAGGTGAATGTGAGTACAGAAAAGTTAACTGTAGCCTGACCCTGTGTTTCAGGTAACCAGGGAGTGACCAGTAAACCTGTACATAACTTGTTAATCATCagaaagctgctgagaattATTTGGATTCTGAGAGGACCACAGAGTGAAGATGATAAAGCTATTTACCTCTGATAAAGGGATATTTTCCTGCAGTAGAAACATGTTGATTCTTCGAGGCCCTGTCTCCAGAGATATGGAGAACAGCAGAACTTGGCCATTTATGGGTTCTGCCATGTTCAGGAAACGCTTAAAGACATCCCAGATGAGGCCAAAGGCAGAGAGGTGAGGGACCTTTACAACCACATGGGTGGCAGTGATCTTCAGCGGCTCCAAGATGCTCATCCCATCATCAGAGATGTGGGCAACAGACAGCAGGCCATCAACACACAGCGCTGTGAAAGGAAAGAGCTTTAGATTCTTTGAGTTCAGATTTACTTCTCATCATATCTGAGAACTACTTCTCCTGCAAACTACAAGTTCACTTCCATCCTTTTTTTGTTataaataaactgcattttgtttttttgtatgatACTGAACAGTTCAATGTAACTAAGCACCACACAGTaacacagatgttttcagagcatCATCACAGCACAGTGCTCACCCTCCTTTGTTTCACAGTGTGGCAGGTGGAGCTCCTGGACTGCATCCTCAGTGCATGTGATGTTGAACAGCGgccctgcagctgtttttccAGCTGGTTGAAGGAGGCTCTCATCCCATTGGAGAGTCCGGTACAACAGGTCTGCCTCCTGAGCCATAACAAACACCAGTCTAGTCAGACTACACTGGAACACACCTCGACCAGGACATCTGAACCTGCAGGACACAGAAGGGCTGAAACACTCCAACCAGCCTGTATGAGCTGAGGTCTGATCACCTCCAGCTGTATCACACGTGTCATGTCACATCATTACATACAGGTTATCAGTCTAATGTGAAACTAGAAGCACCTGTAGGAGATGTGTGAGGATTCAGTTTGTACTTCAGGGGTGAAGCTTGATGGAGGCtggaaatcagagagaaacaatATCAGCTGTCTAAAGCACCAATAAACAAGTACCCAGTGAAGAAACTACACAGAGTACACATCATGAGTGATCTGTACATACTTTCAAAACTTTGAGTAACATACTGATCgtgttattaaaaataatttcaaaatcAAATGATGCAGAATGGCGTTTGACACTGAATCTTAAACCTGATTGGTTGTCTGGCCTGACTAATCTGCCCTGTGCTGTAACACACCTGACAAAATTTCTGTGCTGAAgggctcttttttttgttccataGCACAATAACCAGATCCACATGCTTTTCTCTCACCTTAATGAGCTCTGTGTCATCCTCAGAGGAATCAAGCTGTGTGCCTAAGGAGTCTAGATTCAGTCTGACCTTAGAGTCACCTGATGAGAGACAAACATCGAATAATTGACGATTCCCTGGAACTGTATCTGCTGCTGTTTACAATCATATTCATTTATTAGTCGTTTTCTGATCAAATACAAACAGTCTGTGAGggatttctctttcttctttaaccTCCTGAGACCCaaactcttccacggcatgcatttttaatttctctttgatatttgagcATATTGggacccgatgaatgtaaaaacaaataattacctgagttttgtttctaagaaaaatgagagccacatatgaggatattcatttaaaatttcgataaaacagtagcagtataatgtccttgtaagtggatatcaggcccttgtagagcaaaattgagtattttggtctaaataacccaaaatatgatgtccacatatgtggacaccaggtcctaggaggttaaggaCCCACCATCTTCTTCAGCTGCAGCCTTCTCACTCactaaaaaagataaaaataaataaataaataaatatttttgaccAAAACCAGTACCTAAGAACACATCCttaaaaataacatattttatagatttttgcagAATGAAATAAGCACAAACGAGCTTTCATGTGATATGCTGTTGATGAAATAGTGATGAATGTGACACACAGTCTCAGTACTCACTGGTTTTGTCTATGGAAGATTCAAAAGTCTTGTCATCAAACCTGCAGAGAGCAACGTTAAAACACAACTGATTAATGGTATACTAAACCTagccagagaagaagaaaaaagactttaccatgaagatcctcagtgtggaacAGTATAATATCACACTTATGTCTGCAATTTAGTGTCACCACAAATTTctcatcatattcatctcagcacaactaaaacatggtgactgaccccagagtttcaagtccacatcctggactctccagaaaaccacacagctgcttcactcctgaatcctgcaggttgtttcctctcaggtccagctctctgaGATGGGAGGatttggacttcagtgctgctgccagataatcacagctgatctctgaca
The sequence above is a segment of the Oreochromis aureus strain Israel breed Guangdong linkage group 3, ZZ_aureus, whole genome shotgun sequence genome. Coding sequences within it:
- the LOC116318952 gene encoding NACHT, LRR and PYD domains-containing protein 1b allele 5-like codes for the protein MAQEADLLYRTLQWDESLLQPAGKTAAGPLFNITCTEDAVQELHLPHCETKEALCVDGLLSVAHISDDGMSILEPLKITATHVVVKVPHLSAFGLIWDVFKRFLNMAEPINGQVLLFSISLETGPRRINMFLLQENIPLSEVAAQQGRGAEYIQTPADCLFSFGQMYSVNCEPESLIIQPEQTQFRSKFGPNYHPTFQVFLSTNPEIVTLMVKDQEGTETWKSSVYLPAPRAETLMRNVPDETQLPADVHNSLTVY